The Nitratidesulfovibrio sp. SRB-5 genomic sequence CGCACCGTGCAGGATTTGGTGCGACAGGCGCGCACCATGCCCGCCCTGGACGTGGCGGGCGGGGTGGCCTGCGGCTTGCTGCTGTTTCTGCCGGTGCTGCTTTCCGACCAGTGGAGCGCGGTGTGGCTGCTGTTCGGCTACTTCGTGCTGTTCCTGCTGGTGGGGGTGCCCATTGCCTTTTCGCTGGGGCTTGCCACCATCGCCACGGTGCTCGGCGCGGGTACGCTGCCCCTGGAATACCTTGCGCAGATCGCCTTCGTTTCCATCGACAGCTTTCCGATCCTGGCCATTCCGTTCTTCATCGCGGCCGGGGTGTTCATGGGCGCGGGCGGTCTTTCGCGGCGGCTGCTGGCCCTTGGCGATGAACTGGTGGGCGCCCTGCCCGGCGGCATGGCGCTGGCCACCATCGTGACCTGCATGTTCTTTGCCGCCATCAGCGGATCCGGCCCGGCCACGGTGGCTGCCATCGGCAGCATCACCATTCCGGCCATGGTCGAGCGCGGCTACGACAAGTTCTTCGCGGCCGCCGTGGTGGCGTCCGCCGGGTGCATCGGCGTGATGATCCCGCCGAGCAACCCCTTCGTGGTGTATGGCGTGGCCGCGCAGGCCTCGGTGGGCAAGCTGTTCCTGGCGGGCATCGTGCCCGGCGTGCTGTGCGGGCTGGCCCTCATGGCGGTGGCCTATTACATCTCGCTGAAGAAGGGCTGGCGCGGCGAGGCGCGGCACCGCGACTTCCGCTCGGTGATGCGGGCCATGTGGGAAGCCAAGTGGGCGCTGCTGGTCCCGGTCATCGTGCTGGGCGGCATCTACGGCGGCATCATGACCCCCACCGAGGCGGCGGCGGTGTCCGCCCTGTACGGCATGATCGTGGGCCTGTTCATCTACCGCGAGATCACCTGGCGCGGGATGTGGGACTGCATGGTCGAATCGGCGCAGACGTCGTCGGTGATCATCGTGTTGATGGCCATGGCCACCCTGTTCGGCAACATCATGACCATCGAGCAGGTGCCCGACCACATCGCGGCCATGATCCTGGGCGTGACCAGCAACAAGATCGCCATCCTGCTGCTGATCAACGTGTTCCTGTTGTGGGTGGGCACCTTCATGGAGGCTCTGGCCGCCATCGTGATCATCACCCCCATCCTGCTGCCGCTGGTGACGAAAGTGGGCGTGGACCCCATCCACT encodes the following:
- a CDS encoding TRAP transporter large permease subunit, with protein sequence MHMSERNTFSWATANEWLEKPFLVAGLMVMILAITYQTGFRYSMATINEMLNDAGTVAFLARFVDVEGLKAGLQRIIGWSVWSEELSRYLFIWISYLAVPLAIMKRSNIRVDVLCAKLPPRAQGMAWVVVDVCTLVLTGALCYMGFGHVQMQIAMPQTTPAMGIKYFIPYLILPVGFFLMTLRTVQDLVRQARTMPALDVAGGVACGLLLFLPVLLSDQWSAVWLLFGYFVLFLLVGVPIAFSLGLATIATVLGAGTLPLEYLAQIAFVSIDSFPILAIPFFIAAGVFMGAGGLSRRLLALGDELVGALPGGMALATIVTCMFFAAISGSGPATVAAIGSITIPAMVERGYDKFFAAAVVASAGCIGVMIPPSNPFVVYGVAAQASVGKLFLAGIVPGVLCGLALMAVAYYISLKKGWRGEARHRDFRSVMRAMWEAKWALLVPVIVLGGIYGGIMTPTEAAAVSALYGMIVGLFIYREITWRGMWDCMVESAQTSSVIIVLMAMATLFGNIMTIEQVPDHIAAMILGVTSNKIAILLLINVFLLWVGTFMEALAAIVIITPILLPLVTKVGVDPIHFGVIMVVNLAIGFITPPVGVNLFVASSISKVSIGDVVRAAWPFLLAMIALLMAITYIPAISLCLL